The Salegentibacter sp. Hel_I_6 region CAGACCAATTCCAAAAAGTAAAGCAAAAAGCAGCGCAGCAAATTTCACGATATTTTTATCGCGAAAACTTACATAAAGAATTACCAGGGAAATTATAGTATTAAGCCAGTAGCGTAAACTAACATTCAGCAATAATTTTGGAAAGATAATTTGGGGAACATCCATCGCCAAATACCCACCGTAGCGATAAAAATCAATTAAAGGGTCGTAAAACAACTGATGTTCAAAAAGCCTGACTAAAACCAGTAAAGTCACTAAAACCGCAATTCCCAAAAGTCTTAATAGTTGCTTCATTACTTTTCTTTATGACTATAAATACGCACCCAGATTACCCAGAGTAAGAATACGGTACCGTAAATAATTAAAGGAAAAATGATACTGTGTAAAAATTCTGTATGCTGTGGATATTCGTAAATCCCAACGGCAAGAATGGCGATCCTCATAATATTCATTGCGTAAATAATTACAGAACCTGCAAATAAATACAATATGGTCAATTTTAATTTTCCGA contains the following coding sequences:
- a CDS encoding exosortase F system-associated protein is translated as MKQLLRLLGIAVLVTLLVLVRLFEHQLFYDPLIDFYRYGGYLAMDVPQIIFPKLLLNVSLRYWLNTIISLVILYVSFRDKNIVKFAALLFALLFGIGLATFTVLYYNLNSENVMGLFYVRRFLIHPLFILILLPAFYYYRLKKRENL